ATCACACTCTCCCTCGTGTACGCGCGAACCCGGGGAGCCGGCAGATCGAGCAGCGTTGGATAAACGACCATCACCGGAGCCGGCACGACAGCGTCGCCGAAGCCCACGTCGATCTGCATTGACACTCGAGCCGTACCGAGATTTCCCCGAAAGCGGACGCGCACTCCTTCGTACTCGGCCTCCTCTGCGATTCGGGCCCCCATCACGGTGTCTGTGTTGAACTCCAGGCCATCCGGCTCAACCTCCTGACGGCACACTTCTTTGACGATCGTCACGATTCGATCCACATCGTTGGCCACATTGCCCAGGAGGTCGATGTCGCTGGTAGGGCGCGTGAGCGAGATTTCCCACGTCGCCAGCATGAGCGCTCCCTTCAAGACGAATCGCTCGCCATGCGGGGACACCGACAGCCGGAACAGGAATCTCTCCATGGCAAAGTACTGGAGCAGCTCATTGAACGGCCGGCCGGATTCCCTCGCCCTGTTCAGGAGGCGTTGTTGCACCGACGCGGCGATGTTCGTGACGTTCCGCGCCACTACAGAATCGCCTCCAGGTAGGGCCGGATCACCTTCTTCACGCGGCAGATCGAAGCGTAGTGCATGAGGTCATCCACCCCGATACTCCCCCGTTCGCGATAGGACCGGAGCGCCTCGACCACCGTGTCGAGGCCAATCCTGTTGCGGAACTTGAAGCAGTCGGCGAGCGTCTTCTCCGGGCTGTAGATGCGCACATCAACACCGTCGATCTCGTGAATCTCTACACCCTCGGTGAACGACTCGCCGGTGAACCGGTAGATTTTGAGGGGAGGATGCTCCAGCCGTGGCTCCTCGGATCCGCCCGCGAGCGCCACGTGTACCTCGTGGGGAATTTGAGTCGTCATCTCATGAAACGAGAGCGCGGATATGAGACAGATCACACCGCCCGGTATCCGGGTCGCGACGGTCACAAGGTCCGGGTTGCCTAGTGGCGGGCTGCTCGCGAGGCGATAAGCACCACGGCTCACCCTTTCCAGAAGCCCCGAGTCTCGCATAGCGTACAGCGTGCGCGGGTGGATGCCCGAGCGAAGAGCCTCCGCCGTACGGAGTACCCCCCCATGCTTCTTGAAGATCTCCGCAGCCTTGTCGAACCTGTCGGCTTGCATTAGGATACCTCGAGCCGGAGCGGATAAAAATACCTACAGAAATCAATATCCATAGGTAATTCTATCCACCCTAATCCCCCCGTCAAGGAGCAAAGACCGGACAACCGAGCAAGGACGCCCGCACAGGGCCCCACGTGGTTCGCGGACCCCAGCTCGACGCCGGTCTGGGTCACGGTCTACCGCGCCCACCCTGCAACCGCACGCCTCCTGCGACTGCATGTTTCTCAGAGATCGCCTGTGGGAGATAGCTTCTCTTCCGGCGGCCTGGGCAAACCCACCAGAGAGGGAGCGACCACCCTGAGGACGGCGAGGAGGATTGACATCTCGCGGAGACTCGGTATGCTCTCTTCCTGTGCTGGGAGTGACTTCAGATCACTCGGAAGAAAGGAGGCGTGGCGTGACAACGAGTCGGCGAGCTGCATGGGCCGGGCTGCGCCCCCGGGAGGACGACTGCTGAGATCGGGTTGATCCCCTTTGACCCGCAAGTCTGCCAGCTTCCCGTAACGGGAGGCTGTTTTCGTCTCCCCGACGCCCCCCCCCTGAAGGGTCGACGGTGAACCTTCGCCACTTCTCGATTTGCCAACTAGCAAGCCGCGAGTCGGCTTGTCATCAATCGCGGGTTCGTCATCCAGAAAGGAGGTGAAGCTTGGAGAATCGACAAGAACACGTTCAGGGCATGAATCGGAAACCACAGAGGAGAATGCTATGGAATTCGAACACCTCGTTTCTCAGATGGTCGACAACGCACAACGCATTCGGGCGCTCGCCGAGCCCGTCTCGATGGAACAGGCGCGCTGGAGACCCGATCCTGAATCCTGGTCGATCCTGGAGGTAGTGAACCACATGCATGACGTGGAGCATGCGGACTTCCGCACCTTCCTGGATCTTGCCCTCCATCGCCCCAACGAACGGCGCCCCCGGATCTCCCCGGAGGCCTGGGTGACTGAGCGCAGATACAACGAGCGCGATCTCACCGAATCCCTGCAGGGCTACTTGGCGGCGCGGGAGGAGTCAGTCGCTTGGCTACGGACCCTGGCCTCACCGGATTGGGAGGCGGTCTACCCGGCTCCCTGGGGACCCATCAAGTCTGGTGACGTCTTCGCCGCCTGGGTGGCGCATGATGTGCTGCACATGCGTCAGCTCGTGAAGCTTCATTGGGCATTCACGATCCGCGAGGTTGGTCCCTTCAGCACGGACTACGCCGGGGACTGGTAGTCGCAGGAGGACGGATGCAATGGGCGGGGCTAACGCCCCGCCTGATGCGTCGGCAGAAACACCCTGGGATCTCGCCGTCGACCGGATGACCATTCCCCACCTCAGTCCTCCGCTATCTCACCCCCACCGGCACCAACGCCTTCCCTCGCCTCTCAAACGCCACCCGGACCACATCCGGCTCACGCCCCAAACTCCTTTTTTGGACTTCGTAGAGGACCCCCGCTACATTCATAAAACTCCCGCTACCGTTCTCATGCGGCAGTGGGAGTTTTTTGGTCCGAGGCTCTAACCCTCTCCACTCACTCGCCCTCCCCAGGAAAGCCCCACCACTTCAATAACTGCAGAAGCGGATGTGGAGATCCTCCCTGAGATCGGTTCAATCAAGAGAGACGAACATTCTCTGTCTGCAATTCACTCTCAAAAACTAGCGCTTTATGCTTGTTTTTGCCATTGATTTGTAGCTTCTTTTGCACAGGTTTCTCGATTCACTTGCATAAGTTAGCGAAATGCGCTAGTTTTTGCTAGAAATTTGCCGATCCTGAATACAGGAGGGATAGCTAGAATGGCGACGAAACCTGCCATGTCGACCTGGGTGGAGCAGCTTCAATCAATTGGCTGCTACACCTTTACGCGCTCCCGGGCCGAATCTGAAACGGAACGCTCGTTCGTGGCCGCCCAGACGGCACTGCGGAGGTTGAAGGAGCGACGGAGAATCGTCTCCCCCAGGCGCGGATTCTACGTCATCGTTCCTCCAGAGTATCGAGCGACCGGTTCGCCACCAGCCAGCTGGTTCATCGACGAGCTTATGGGCCACCTCGACCAGCCCTACTACGTGGGGCTGCTCAGCGCCGCGGCGATCCATGGCGCGTCCCACCAGCAGCCCATGGTCTTTCAGGTCGTGACCAGCAAGCCTACGCGCGAGATGAGTGCCGGCAAGGTCACCATCCAGTTCTGCATGAACAGCAAAGTCGAGCAGATGCCGGTGACGGAAAGGCAGACCGAGACGGGCATGATGCGTGTCGCCACTCCCGAGACCACCGCGTTCGACCTCGTCCGCTACCAGGCCGGGGCCGGACAACTGAGCAATGCAGCAACGGTCCTTGCCGAGCTGGCAGAGCGAATCGACACCCAGGCCTTGGTCAGGATCGCGCACCTTGTGCGGCTTCCGGACGTCCAGCGCCTCGGGTACTTGCTTGATGCAGTCGGCGAAAGTGATCTCGCTGGTCCACTAGCGGGATGGCTCAAGGCACGAAAACCCCGCACGGTCCCGCTACGTTCCGGAGAGCCAGCGGAAGTCGCGATCAATGACCGGTGGCGCATTCTGCCCAATACCGAATTGGAGGTTGACGTTTGATTCCGCGCGCCAACATCACCGCCTGGCGTACTCACGCGCCCTGGCCATCCAACGAGCAGGTCGAACAAGACCTGGTACTATCGCGGGCTTTGGTGTCCATGTTCACGCGAGAGATCGTGTCCACCCAAGCCACCTTCCTTCGAAACATCCTTTCAGCCGGTGACGACCATGAGACTGAAGATCGAGATCAATACCCGGGAGCATTTTTCTGATCTGCCAGTTGATCTCAAGGTTGCCTGGCGAGCCATGGAAGGGGGCGGGATGATGCCGTTGCGCGCCCGGTCATTCCGCCTCTTGACCAGAGGGCGCTCCAGAGGCGCTTGGGCAGACAGACGGCCCCATCAACGGCACCCACGGGCGTCCCTTCGTCTAGGCGATATCTTCCGTCGTCAATACTGACTTCCCATCAGCGCCGGATTAGAACCATCTCCGCACTCACTTGCTCGAATCCCACCATTTCTGGCGATGCACGGCGGACCATGGGACGGCCATGCCCCGAGATCGCTTTTGCAGCGCCGTTCCTCCATAGACGACAAAACTCCGAACGGCACGCCTCAGGCTTGAGGACGCGACCCACGACGCGAAGGCCTCGATTCCGTCGAAGAAGTCTGCTGCCATCGTGGCGCCTGACTTGGTTTCCACGGCGAGGATCGTCCGGGCGAGTTCCACCAAAAGGTCGACCTCCAGTCCCTTCCGATCGCGGAAGAAGGAAAGATGGGGCTGCAGGCCTCGATGGACCCTGGATTTGACTATTTCCGAGACCGCCCACGTTTCAAAGATGGCGCCCCGCAGGGGATGGTCGCGGAGTTGCCGGGGCGTCTGGATGCCAAGCAGATGGCAGACGAGGCCAGAGTCAAGAAAATGCAGCTTGGGAGTCTTGATCAGGCGCTTCGAGACATTGGCATGAAATGGCGGCAGGCGCCAGATCACGTAGCCCGCCTCCAACACGGAGAGCCATGACCTTGCTGTTCCGTGGGTCACCCCGGCATCCGCGCCCAGCGAAGACAGATTCACCAACTGGCCTGCTCGACCTGCACAGAGCCGCAGAAAGGTCCGGAAGGCAATCAGGTTTCCGACATTCAGAACCGATCGGACATCCCTCTCCAAATACGTGGAGACATAGCTGGGATACCACTCCTGTGTATCGAGCCGACGATCGTAAACGGCCGGATAGCTGCCCCGCAGCAAGAGTTCATAGAGATCCTGTGGACTCTTGGGAAAACGCTCCACCTCATCCAAACCCAGGGGCAAGAGCTCAAGGAGCGCTGTTCTCCCCGCGAGCGATTGCCCTAGCGACTGCAGGAGCGCGAAGTTCGCCGACCCGGTCAGGATGAAACTTCCCCGAATCGGACGCTCATCCACCATGCTCTGTAAATAGGACAGCAATTCAGGAACGCGGTGGATTTCATCCAGCACCGCACCCTTGCGGCGCTCGGCAAGGAATCCGCGCGGGTCCTCGCGGGCGTAATCCTGCATGTCTGGCGCCTCGAGCGACACATACGGCTTCTCGGGAAAGACCTCCCGACAGAGCGTCGTCTTACCTGACTGACGCGGCCCGGTTATCGTGACGACAGGAAACTTCCGGGCCATGCGGCGTAATTGAGTCTCGAGGGTCCGGGTAATCATGAAAGGCATGCTATCTCGGTCGGGGCTGATTGTCAATTGCATTTCCAATTAGCCCCGCAGTACCCAATGGCAAGCAAGAAGCCCGGACACCCGCTTTCGCGTTTCTGGGGCAGGAGCAGCTGGGTGTGCTGTCGGCGTGACTGCCGGCGAACTCTCCCGAGGACCCGGTGGCCGGGGTGGGGGATTTTGGTCCTCGGTAGAGTGCGAGCCGGTGGCCACCCCGGCGGATTTTAAAACGTGCGCACAGCATCGAATCGTCCTCCGATCTACCCCCGCACGCCGGGAGATCTCCCTGCAGCTGACTCCGCAACTGACCAGCCTTTCTATAGTTATGCGTAAATGATTCTTCAAGATGTTCACTCCTCTCCCCCCTCCTACTGGTGAGGGGCTTAGGGTAACGGTCCGTCGCGACGCTGGCGATCAGATCCTGCTCAGGTCAAATCAGGCTGGGGGATTTTGGGGTGGCCACAGGTGGAGGAGTTTGGGTGGCTGCCGGGGGGCTGGCAAATTCCAGGAATTTGATCTCAAAAGCTCAAATTGATGGAAATCCTCGAAATTTCCCTTTTCTCCTGCGGATTCTTCTTTTCTTCTTTTCTTCTTTTCTTCTC
The Candidatus Eisenbacteria bacterium genome window above contains:
- a CDS encoding nucleotidyl transferase AbiEii/AbiGii toxin family protein translates to MERFLFRLSVSPHGERFVLKGALMLATWEISLTRPTSDIDLLGNVANDVDRIVTIVKEVCRQEVEPDGLEFNTDTVMGARIAEEAEYEGVRVRFRGNLGTARVSMQIDVGFGDAVVPAPVMVVYPTLLDLPAPRVRAYTRESVIAEKFHTMVRRGILNSRMRDFFDVWSLSRRFDFDGGVLAAAIRETFARRGQDFVLRPAALTDEFAADLSKAAQWRGFLRKNLLWEAPSELKEVIQALSDFLGPVAEALHEGREFRSRWRAPGPWSEE
- a CDS encoding type IV toxin-antitoxin system AbiEi family antitoxin domain-containing protein, whose protein sequence is MQADRFDKAAEIFKKHGGVLRTAEALRSGIHPRTLYAMRDSGLLERVSRGAYRLASSPPLGNPDLVTVATRIPGGVICLISALSFHEMTTQIPHEVHVALAGGSEEPRLEHPPLKIYRFTGESFTEGVEIHEIDGVDVRIYSPEKTLADCFKFRNRIGLDTVVEALRSYRERGSIGVDDLMHYASICRVKKVIRPYLEAIL
- a CDS encoding DinB family protein, whose translation is MEFEHLVSQMVDNAQRIRALAEPVSMEQARWRPDPESWSILEVVNHMHDVEHADFRTFLDLALHRPNERRPRISPEAWVTERRYNERDLTESLQGYLAAREESVAWLRTLASPDWEAVYPAPWGPIKSGDVFAAWVAHDVLHMRQLVKLHWAFTIREVGPFSTDYAGDW
- a CDS encoding type IV toxin-antitoxin system AbiEi family antitoxin yields the protein MATKPAMSTWVEQLQSIGCYTFTRSRAESETERSFVAAQTALRRLKERRRIVSPRRGFYVIVPPEYRATGSPPASWFIDELMGHLDQPYYVGLLSAAAIHGASHQQPMVFQVVTSKPTREMSAGKVTIQFCMNSKVEQMPVTERQTETGMMRVATPETTAFDLVRYQAGAGQLSNAATVLAELAERIDTQALVRIAHLVRLPDVQRLGYLLDAVGESDLAGPLAGWLKARKPRTVPLRSGEPAEVAINDRWRILPNTELEVDV
- a CDS encoding ATP-binding protein, whose protein sequence is MITRTLETQLRRMARKFPVVTITGPRQSGKTTLCREVFPEKPYVSLEAPDMQDYAREDPRGFLAERRKGAVLDEIHRVPELLSYLQSMVDERPIRGSFILTGSANFALLQSLGQSLAGRTALLELLPLGLDEVERFPKSPQDLYELLLRGSYPAVYDRRLDTQEWYPSYVSTYLERDVRSVLNVGNLIAFRTFLRLCAGRAGQLVNLSSLGADAGVTHGTARSWLSVLEAGYVIWRLPPFHANVSKRLIKTPKLHFLDSGLVCHLLGIQTPRQLRDHPLRGAIFETWAVSEIVKSRVHRGLQPHLSFFRDRKGLEVDLLVELARTILAVETKSGATMAADFFDGIEAFASWVASSSLRRAVRSFVVYGGTALQKRSRGMAVPWSAVHRQKWWDSSK